A genomic stretch from Limnobacter thiooxidans includes:
- a CDS encoding Smr/MutS family protein, protein MKKLTSMADLEGIRRSLKEQRLEDERQAKIKAAHEKKVLEEANLFKKLVKDVTPLPDINRKLHELEKPAPIAYQRELDDEAVMWESISDEMDVERFLETDDKLSYRRNGVGLEALKKLRKGQWVIQAQIDLHGYRSDEARTAVGEFLRSSVKHDIRCVRIIHGKGLGSIGKEPVLKEKVKRWLVQKDEVLAFCQAPPRDGGAGALLVILKARQ, encoded by the coding sequence GTGAAAAAGTTGACCTCCATGGCCGATCTGGAAGGCATCAGGCGCTCGCTCAAAGAGCAGCGCCTGGAAGATGAGCGCCAGGCAAAAATAAAAGCAGCCCATGAAAAAAAGGTGCTTGAAGAAGCCAATCTGTTCAAGAAACTGGTTAAGGATGTAACCCCCTTACCCGACATCAATCGCAAATTACACGAGCTTGAAAAGCCTGCACCCATTGCCTATCAGCGTGAACTCGACGATGAGGCCGTGATGTGGGAAAGCATTTCCGACGAAATGGACGTGGAGCGTTTTCTGGAAACAGACGACAAACTCTCCTACCGCAGAAACGGTGTAGGCCTTGAAGCGCTAAAGAAGCTTCGAAAAGGCCAGTGGGTCATTCAGGCTCAAATTGATTTGCATGGTTATCGTTCTGACGAAGCACGCACCGCCGTGGGCGAATTTTTGCGCAGCAGCGTAAAACATGATATTCGTTGTGTAAGAATCATTCACGGCAAAGGTTTGGGCTCAATCGGAAAAGAGCCCGTGCTGAAAGAAAAAGTGAAGCGCTGGTTGGTGCAAAAAGACGAAGTACTTGCTTTTTGCCAGGCACCGCCCCGTGATGGCGGAGCGGGCGCCTTACTGGTTATCTTGAAAGCCCGACAATAA
- a CDS encoding DUF4116 domain-containing protein, which yields MNRVIKPENTTLILELIGRLDPQAQAQLAEALASEYDWSMHPDVLIQYFQARQVEQLPAAAKVLDCFGLKNSFQGNPASIKELNRLIRQVILPMMTSREISRPNRAEQMTNWICDLLGQPPGRPSLESLKSLDVPVLMSFEKMLSRSSSCRKLSSHKALVALIRKAALIKQVIEEGSETVSQNYWRLDKVAKKDKDMALAVCACNGLMLEEIHEPLRRDRDVVMAAMNSNGEAYSNVLEPLRSDREVLLTAVRSNGNALAYASEAFKADKEVVTEAVKRHGLMLLSASAELKADRDVVLEAVSNTGLAILYANSDLRADYDIAFAAATQDPSGLFVIADELKDDRSIIQKAVARNGAALQDASARLKDDLDIVMLAVAQRGMALQYASPRLRGHEAVVKTACLQNPNSIQYASNGFKTPTTQPREIQVAK from the coding sequence GTGAATCGTGTCATCAAACCTGAAAACACAACCCTAATTCTTGAGCTTATTGGCAGACTTGATCCTCAGGCGCAGGCACAACTTGCAGAAGCACTTGCCAGTGAATATGACTGGAGCATGCACCCTGATGTTCTGATTCAGTACTTTCAGGCCCGTCAGGTTGAACAATTACCAGCAGCAGCGAAGGTTCTGGATTGCTTTGGTTTGAAAAATTCTTTTCAGGGAAATCCGGCATCGATAAAAGAACTGAACCGATTGATTCGACAAGTCATCCTGCCCATGATGACCAGTCGTGAAATCAGTCGCCCCAACAGAGCTGAGCAAATGACAAACTGGATCTGCGATCTGTTAGGGCAACCGCCCGGCAGACCAAGCCTTGAATCATTGAAAAGTCTGGACGTGCCGGTATTGATGAGCTTTGAGAAAATGCTAAGCAGGTCATCTTCCTGCCGAAAACTTTCCAGCCACAAAGCACTTGTTGCACTGATTCGTAAAGCTGCCTTGATCAAGCAGGTGATAGAGGAGGGTTCTGAAACAGTGAGCCAAAACTACTGGCGACTGGACAAAGTGGCTAAAAAAGACAAAGACATGGCTCTTGCGGTGTGTGCCTGTAATGGATTGATGCTGGAAGAAATACACGAACCCCTGCGTCGAGACCGTGACGTGGTGATGGCCGCGATGAACAGCAATGGCGAGGCCTATTCGAATGTGCTTGAGCCACTTCGATCTGACCGGGAGGTATTGTTGACCGCAGTTCGCAGCAATGGAAATGCTTTGGCGTATGCCAGTGAGGCTTTCAAAGCCGACAAAGAGGTTGTGACCGAGGCCGTGAAACGACATGGATTGATGTTGCTGTCGGCCAGTGCAGAGCTAAAAGCTGACCGTGACGTGGTGCTTGAGGCTGTGAGCAACACTGGTCTGGCCATCCTGTATGCCAACAGCGATTTGCGTGCGGATTACGATATAGCCTTTGCAGCAGCCACGCAAGATCCTTCGGGCTTGTTTGTAATTGCCGATGAATTGAAAGACGATCGGTCGATCATACAAAAGGCGGTCGCTCGGAATGGGGCCGCTTTACAGGATGCGAGTGCTCGATTGAAAGATGATCTCGATATTGTCATGTTGGCGGTCGCGCAGCGCGGAATGGCACTTCAATATGCCAGTCCGCGACTTCGGGGCCATGAGGCTGTGGTCAAAACAGCGTGTCTGCAAAACCCCAATTCGATTCAATACGCCAGCAATGGGTTTAAAACTCCCACGACTCAACCCAGGGAAATTCAAGTTGCAAAATGA
- the trxB gene encoding thioredoxin-disulfide reductase, with translation MTSSNTPRHAKVLILGSGPAGYTAAVYAARANLNPVLITGMAQGGQLMTTTDVDNWPADAEGVQGPELMSRFLAHAERFNTEIIFDHIHTVELNQRPFTLKGDSGVYTCDALILATGASAMYLGLPSEETFAGKGVSACATCDGFFYRNQEVCVVGGGNTAVEEALYLSNIAKKVTVIHRRDKFKAEAILIDKMMDKVKEGKIELKTDYTLDEVLGNEMGVTGARIKSTKTGETQDLNLQGVFIAIGHKPNTDIFEGQIEMKNGYITTRSGLNGLATMTSIEGVFAAGDVQDHVYRQAITSAGTGCMAALDAQRWLESQEG, from the coding sequence ATGACCAGTTCTAACACACCCCGCCACGCCAAGGTACTGATTTTGGGCTCTGGCCCCGCTGGATACACCGCTGCCGTTTACGCAGCCCGCGCCAATTTGAACCCGGTATTGATCACGGGTATGGCACAGGGTGGCCAACTCATGACCACGACAGATGTAGACAACTGGCCTGCCGACGCTGAAGGTGTGCAAGGTCCCGAGTTGATGAGCCGGTTTTTGGCCCATGCCGAGCGCTTTAATACCGAAATCATCTTCGACCACATTCACACCGTAGAGCTGAATCAACGCCCTTTCACCTTAAAGGGTGACTCGGGTGTGTACACCTGCGATGCGCTGATTCTGGCAACAGGTGCCAGCGCCATGTACCTGGGCCTGCCATCCGAGGAAACCTTTGCTGGCAAGGGCGTATCGGCCTGTGCTACCTGCGATGGCTTTTTCTACCGCAACCAGGAAGTGTGCGTGGTCGGCGGTGGTAACACGGCCGTTGAAGAGGCGCTTTACCTGAGCAATATTGCAAAAAAGGTCACTGTGATTCACCGCCGTGACAAGTTCAAGGCTGAAGCCATTCTAATTGACAAGATGATGGACAAGGTCAAGGAAGGGAAAATCGAACTGAAAACCGATTACACCCTTGATGAGGTGCTGGGCAACGAAATGGGTGTAACCGGCGCGCGCATCAAATCGACCAAAACTGGTGAAACCCAAGACTTGAATTTGCAGGGTGTGTTTATCGCAATTGGCCACAAGCCCAACACCGATATTTTCGAGGGCCAAATCGAGATGAAGAATGGCTACATCACCACGCGTAGCGGATTGAATGGACTGGCCACCATGACCAGCATTGAAGGCGTTTTCGCTGCAGGCGACGTGCAAGATCATGTGTACCGCCAAGCGATTACCAGCGCAGGTACAGGCTGCATGGCTGCACTGGATGCCCAGCGCTGGCTGGAGTCGCAGGAAGGTTAA
- a CDS encoding DNA translocase FtsK, producing MNSRTTQNAGTLRISKLLLEIRWMCLLVFSIYLFLILVSHSGADDSFSHESGNSAVRNFGGAVGAHLSDLLFFISGYSAYALLGLSFFMLWRARRMVDAIDLPGFNEPLPKWIAWVRPIGFMVLWLGLMGLESLSIFKGTALPAGAGGVVGQTISGVFQQLLGLSGAVMLLLLCTAAGLSGLLGLSWAVMAERVGAGIENLLFKGQELVSAYFDRKEGKKVALARVEKVEQKREKFEEHKPIRIEPVAVAAEPSVQAIKEKQQPLFAELTETELPPLGLLDDAPAAIETVSADTLEYTSRLIEKKLSDFGVQVQVVAAQPGPVITRFEVEPAAGVKGSQVVNLAKDLARALSLVSIRVVETIYGKNLMGLELPNPRRQVVKLTEILGSQVYSGNKSPVTMALGKDIAGKPVVADLAKMPHLLVAGTTGSGKSVGINAMILSLLYKSGAEEVRLILIDPKMLEMSVYEGIPHLLCPVVTDMRQAANALNWAVGEMEKRYRLMSKMGVRNLAGYNVKIAEAKKSGQSIPNPFSLTPDAPEPLDTLPMLVIVIDELADLMMVVGKKIEELIARLAQKARAAGIHLILATQRPSVDVITGLIKANIPTRIAFQVSSKIDSRTILDQMGAEALLGQGDMLFLPPGSGVPQRVHGAFVSDEEVHRVVEYLKEKGGEPNYIEGILEGGTAEEGGNASMDATAGSFDGEKDALYDQAVGIVLKHRRASISFVQRHLRIGYNRAARLLESMEQAGLVSAMQSNGNREILARAEAGQDEE from the coding sequence GTGAATTCCAGGACCACACAAAATGCAGGCACTTTACGAATCAGCAAATTGTTGCTGGAAATTCGCTGGATGTGCCTGCTTGTCTTCTCGATCTACCTGTTTTTGATTCTTGTGTCGCACAGCGGTGCGGACGACAGCTTTTCTCACGAGTCTGGCAACAGCGCGGTGCGCAATTTCGGTGGCGCTGTGGGTGCGCATTTGTCTGATTTGCTGTTTTTCATTTCGGGTTATTCGGCCTATGCCTTGCTTGGCTTGTCGTTTTTCATGTTGTGGCGGGCACGCCGGATGGTTGATGCCATCGATTTGCCAGGTTTCAACGAGCCTTTGCCCAAATGGATTGCCTGGGTTCGTCCAATTGGCTTCATGGTTCTATGGCTTGGTTTGATGGGGCTTGAATCCCTGTCTATATTCAAAGGTACTGCTTTGCCAGCCGGTGCTGGCGGCGTGGTGGGCCAAACCATCTCTGGTGTGTTTCAGCAGCTTTTGGGCTTGTCTGGGGCGGTCATGTTGCTGTTGCTTTGCACGGCAGCGGGTCTTAGTGGATTATTGGGCTTGAGCTGGGCTGTGATGGCCGAGCGCGTTGGTGCGGGCATCGAGAATCTGCTCTTCAAAGGCCAAGAACTTGTTTCGGCCTACTTTGACCGCAAAGAAGGTAAGAAAGTCGCCTTGGCCCGTGTGGAAAAAGTAGAGCAGAAGCGCGAGAAATTTGAAGAGCACAAACCCATTCGAATTGAACCCGTGGCTGTTGCAGCCGAGCCGTCTGTCCAGGCCATCAAGGAAAAACAGCAACCCCTGTTTGCAGAACTCACTGAAACTGAATTGCCGCCCCTGGGCTTGCTTGATGACGCGCCGGCCGCCATTGAAACCGTGTCTGCCGATACGCTGGAATACACCTCGCGCCTGATCGAGAAGAAACTCAGTGACTTTGGTGTTCAGGTCCAAGTGGTGGCCGCCCAGCCGGGCCCGGTAATTACCCGTTTTGAAGTCGAGCCTGCGGCTGGTGTCAAAGGTTCACAGGTGGTCAACCTGGCCAAAGATCTGGCGCGTGCGCTCAGTTTGGTGTCCATCCGCGTGGTGGAAACCATTTATGGCAAGAACCTGATGGGCCTGGAATTGCCCAACCCGCGCCGGCAGGTGGTCAAGCTGACTGAAATTCTGGGTTCGCAAGTGTACAGCGGCAACAAGTCGCCAGTGACCATGGCCTTGGGCAAAGACATCGCCGGCAAGCCGGTGGTCGCAGATTTGGCGAAGATGCCCCACTTGCTGGTGGCCGGTACAACCGGCTCAGGTAAATCCGTGGGTATCAACGCCATGATTTTGTCGCTGCTTTATAAAAGTGGCGCAGAAGAGGTGCGGCTAATCCTGATTGACCCAAAAATGCTGGAAATGAGTGTCTATGAAGGCATTCCACACTTGTTGTGCCCAGTGGTTACTGACATGCGCCAGGCCGCCAATGCCTTGAATTGGGCAGTTGGCGAGATGGAGAAGCGCTACCGCCTGATGAGCAAAATGGGCGTACGAAATCTGGCCGGCTACAATGTAAAAATTGCCGAAGCGAAAAAGAGCGGGCAGAGCATCCCAAACCCCTTCAGCCTGACACCCGATGCGCCCGAACCGCTGGACACCTTGCCCATGTTGGTCATCGTGATCGACGAACTGGCCGACCTCATGATGGTGGTGGGCAAGAAAATCGAAGAATTGATCGCCCGCCTGGCCCAGAAAGCCCGTGCGGCTGGCATTCACCTGATTTTGGCCACACAGCGCCCGTCAGTCGATGTAATCACTGGCCTGATCAAGGCCAACATTCCTACTCGAATAGCGTTTCAAGTGTCGTCCAAAATCGACTCCCGAACCATTCTGGATCAAATGGGTGCAGAGGCCTTGCTGGGGCAGGGGGACATGTTGTTCCTGCCACCTGGGTCGGGTGTGCCGCAGCGTGTGCACGGTGCTTTTGTGTCCGATGAAGAAGTGCACCGTGTGGTTGAATACCTGAAGGAGAAGGGTGGCGAGCCCAATTACATCGAAGGCATTTTGGAAGGCGGTACGGCAGAAGAGGGTGGCAACGCCAGCATGGACGCCACTGCAGGCAGTTTCGATGGTGAAAAAGATGCCCTTTACGATCAAGCAGTGGGCATTGTGTTGAAGCACCGCCGAGCCTCAATCTCTTTTGTACAGCGACATTTGCGCATTGGATACAACCGCGCAGCCCGGTTGCTTGAAAGCATGGAGCAGGCTGGTCTGGTGTCGGCCATGCAGTCCAACGGCAACAGGGAAATTCTTGCCCGTGCCGAAGCAGGACAAGACGAGGAATAA
- a CDS encoding replication-associated recombination protein A: protein MTPDLFGDDPSATDSSSKNAAGVQSAAPGSVPLAERIRPAVLGEVVGQTHLLGPGKPLTLLFEQQHVHSLILWGPPGVGKTTLARLLAGAAKAQFIALSAVLSGVKEIRAAIEQAGDHARTGKSTILFIDEIHRFNKSQQDALLPFVESGLVTFIGATTENPSFEVNSALLSRSQVYVLDSLNSDDFARLLNRAQQELNTEITVEPDAFDALCTYADGDARRFLNLVEITLLQTLAQGKSTLDLPALKQIAPSQIRRFDKGGDAFYDQISALHKSVRGSDPDAALYWFCRMLDGGADPRYMARRIVRMAWEDIGLADPRAFTIANEAAQTYERLGSPEGELALAQCVLYLAIAAKSNAGYNAYKQAMAHVKQSSSLPVPMHLRNAPTKLMKELGHGSGYRYAHDEEAGHAAGESYWPEGISDDSPPRFYQPTDRGLESKIAEKMNWLAERNAQRRQKK from the coding sequence ATGACCCCAGACCTGTTTGGTGACGATCCTTCAGCCACTGATTCGTCGTCCAAAAACGCGGCAGGAGTTCAGAGTGCCGCCCCGGGTTCTGTGCCCCTGGCAGAACGCATCCGGCCAGCAGTACTTGGCGAGGTTGTTGGTCAAACACACCTGCTTGGTCCTGGCAAGCCGCTCACCTTGCTCTTTGAGCAGCAACATGTTCATTCCCTGATCTTGTGGGGCCCGCCTGGCGTGGGTAAAACCACCTTGGCCAGGCTGTTGGCCGGTGCTGCGAAGGCGCAGTTTATTGCCTTGTCAGCGGTGCTTTCAGGGGTTAAAGAGATTCGCGCGGCAATCGAGCAGGCTGGAGACCATGCGCGAACAGGCAAGTCCACGATTCTCTTCATTGACGAAATTCACCGTTTCAACAAGTCTCAACAGGATGCCCTGTTGCCCTTTGTCGAGTCAGGCTTGGTGACTTTCATTGGCGCCACTACTGAAAACCCGTCGTTTGAGGTCAATTCCGCGCTGTTGTCACGTTCGCAGGTGTACGTACTCGACAGTCTGAATTCCGACGACTTCGCGCGATTGCTCAACCGTGCGCAGCAGGAGCTGAACACCGAAATCACCGTAGAGCCCGATGCCTTTGATGCGCTGTGTACCTATGCAGACGGCGACGCGCGCCGGTTTTTGAATTTAGTGGAAATTACCCTGTTGCAGACACTCGCACAGGGAAAAAGTACGCTGGATTTGCCTGCATTAAAGCAGATTGCACCCTCGCAAATTCGCCGTTTCGACAAGGGCGGGGATGCGTTTTACGATCAAATTTCAGCATTGCACAAATCGGTTCGCGGATCCGATCCCGATGCAGCGCTTTACTGGTTTTGCAGAATGCTGGATGGTGGGGCCGACCCGCGCTACATGGCGCGCAGAATTGTACGCATGGCTTGGGAAGACATCGGCTTGGCAGACCCCAGAGCTTTCACCATCGCCAATGAAGCGGCTCAAACGTATGAACGCCTGGGCAGCCCGGAAGGCGAACTGGCCTTGGCACAATGTGTTCTCTATCTCGCGATTGCTGCAAAAAGCAATGCCGGTTACAACGCCTACAAACAGGCCATGGCCCATGTGAAGCAAAGCAGTTCACTGCCCGTACCGATGCACCTGCGAAATGCTCCCACCAAGTTGATGAAGGAATTGGGGCATGGTTCCGGTTACCGCTACGCACATGATGAAGAAGCCGGGCATGCTGCCGGTGAAAGTTATTGGCCCGAGGGTATTAGCGATGATTCTCCTCCCAGGTTTTATCAGCCCACCGACCGTGGGCTTGAAAGCAAAATTGCTGAAAAAATGAACTGGCTTGCCGAACGCAACGCCCAGAGGCGTCAAAAAAAGTAA
- a CDS encoding alpha/beta fold hydrolase — protein sequence MKHSNPPIEWQQGFARSTTTGLNMAWESAGPTDGETILLVAGLGCQLTMWNDDFCKPLLERGYRLMRFDNRDIGLTDQHPTNMKVNVPATFLRNKLGLRTPTNYKLDTMADDAIGLIDALGLQRPHLLGISMGGMISQIVAAKAPEKVGKLVTLMSSTNHPKLPMPTPNVLHNMFLKKPKSTQIEDVVEHVERVFTAIGSPGFPPDPIKLRERARLSYNRAYKPAGVLRQTHCVVATGSIEEYTKAIKVPTCVIHGLDDPLLKKACSERIAKLVPNSRLHLIKGLGHDLPEPLAPTFAEIIHSHFAT from the coding sequence ATGAAACACAGCAATCCACCCATAGAGTGGCAGCAAGGCTTTGCGCGATCTACCACCACCGGCCTGAATATGGCGTGGGAAAGTGCAGGGCCGACTGACGGCGAAACTATTTTGCTGGTAGCGGGCCTGGGTTGTCAGTTAACCATGTGGAACGATGATTTCTGTAAGCCGTTGCTTGAGCGTGGGTATCGCCTGATGCGCTTTGACAACCGAGACATCGGTTTGACCGACCAACACCCCACGAACATGAAAGTGAATGTGCCCGCCACCTTTCTTAGAAACAAGCTGGGCCTTCGAACACCAACCAACTACAAGTTGGATACCATGGCCGACGATGCCATCGGTTTGATCGATGCGCTAGGTTTACAACGCCCTCACCTGCTTGGCATCTCGATGGGTGGAATGATTTCCCAAATTGTTGCAGCCAAGGCCCCAGAAAAAGTGGGCAAGCTGGTGACGTTGATGTCGAGTACCAATCATCCGAAATTACCCATGCCCACACCAAACGTGCTGCATAACATGTTTTTGAAAAAGCCCAAGAGTACGCAAATTGAAGATGTGGTTGAACACGTGGAGCGAGTGTTTACTGCGATTGGTAGCCCTGGCTTCCCGCCAGACCCGATCAAGCTGCGTGAACGGGCCCGACTTTCCTACAACCGCGCCTACAAGCCGGCCGGTGTATTGCGTCAAACCCATTGCGTGGTGGCCACCGGTTCAATTGAAGAATATACCAAAGCCATCAAGGTGCCGACCTGTGTAATCCACGGCCTGGACGACCCCTTGTTGAAAAAAGCCTGCTCGGAACGCATTGCCAAACTGGTACCGAATTCCCGGCTTCATCTGATCAAGGGACTGGGCCACGATTTGCCCGAACCCCTAGCGCCCACTTTCGCTGAAATCATTCACAGTCATTTTGCAACTTGA
- a CDS encoding P-II family nitrogen regulator, translating to MKLISAIIKPFKLDEVREALSEVGVNGLTVTEVKGFGRQRGHTELYRGAEYVVDFLPKVKIELVVDDKLVDQAIEAIQNAARTNKIGDGKIFVTNVERVIRIRTGEQGESAI from the coding sequence ATGAAACTGATCAGCGCAATCATCAAGCCCTTCAAGCTGGATGAAGTACGGGAAGCCCTGTCCGAAGTGGGTGTCAATGGATTGACCGTTACTGAAGTCAAGGGTTTTGGCCGGCAGCGTGGGCACACTGAACTGTATCGTGGTGCTGAATATGTGGTTGATTTTTTGCCCAAGGTAAAAATTGAATTGGTTGTGGATGACAAGTTGGTCGACCAAGCCATTGAGGCCATTCAAAACGCGGCGCGTACCAACAAGATTGGTGACGGGAAAATTTTTGTGACCAATGTTGAACGGGTTATCCGAATCCGCACAGGTGAGCAGGGCGAGTCAGCAATTTAA
- the lolA gene encoding outer membrane lipoprotein chaperone LolA yields MRIQQFLYRTGFALALMAGTSSVAWASAQDALSNFVKNRGFAEGQFSQVVISPTGAVKQRGTGEFSFSRPGKFRWEIKKPYPLLLLSNGTVVVSFDEDMGHATQKPIGNAMDSTPVALLFGSKDVDKLFNLKDEGSKDGKQWLVVKPKDKDNLFDFARIGWKDGLPVNLEIHDALGQVTQLELTNWRFDKQLPASFFEFKAPAGVDLIRTQ; encoded by the coding sequence ATGCGTATTCAACAGTTTCTGTATCGTACCGGTTTTGCCTTGGCTTTAATGGCCGGTACCAGCTCAGTGGCCTGGGCTTCTGCCCAGGATGCACTCAGCAACTTTGTCAAAAACAGGGGTTTTGCGGAAGGCCAGTTTTCACAAGTGGTCATCTCGCCCACCGGGGCTGTGAAGCAGCGCGGCACAGGCGAGTTCAGTTTTTCCCGACCTGGCAAATTCCGCTGGGAAATCAAGAAGCCCTATCCATTGCTGCTGTTGTCGAATGGCACTGTCGTTGTTTCTTTCGATGAAGACATGGGCCACGCTACTCAAAAGCCGATCGGCAATGCAATGGATTCCACCCCTGTGGCTTTGTTGTTTGGCAGCAAGGATGTGGACAAATTGTTCAACCTGAAAGACGAAGGCAGCAAGGACGGCAAACAGTGGCTGGTGGTCAAGCCCAAGGACAAAGACAACTTGTTTGATTTCGCGCGGATAGGCTGGAAGGATGGCCTGCCGGTCAATCTTGAAATTCACGATGCACTGGGGCAGGTCACTCAACTTGAATTGACCAACTGGCGTTTTGACAAACAATTGCCCGCCAGTTTCTTTGAATTCAAGGCGCCCGCTGGCGTGGATCTTATTCGCACGCAATGA
- a CDS encoding NAD+ synthase, which produces MSLSRVRLAIAQLNLTVGDLKGNCAKILDYAHQAAAQGVRILLTPELSITGYPPEDLLLRPSFQRQTDTAFNQLRMDLAALDLYVVVGLPVSREGELFNAASVLHRGEVIGTYYKHDLPNREVFDEQRYFTPDNRPLVFEVDGIRFGINICEDTWNRYAPEAAAAAGAEVLLVPNASPYHMGKQSIRHSVVAQRVQETGMAIVYANMLGGQDELVFDGASFAMDAKQRVALRLPQFKENLAVLEALTSPGEPTVLQAHQPCTPELELTAQVYEALKMGVHDYVTKNRFPGAIIGLSGGVDSALTLAIAVDALGADKVRAVMMPSPYTADISLDDSRDMVKRLGIQYDEISIQNCMAAFDSSLAPLFKGLAADTTEENLQARIRGTMLMAISNKTGRIVLTTGNKSEMATGYCTLYGDMAGGFAVIKDIFKTLVYQLCEYRNSLSEVIPTRIITRPPSAELRPDQVDQDSLPPYEVLDVILARYMEKDESVENIIASGFKKEDVFKAVKLLRINEYKRRQAPVGIRVTHRAFGRDWRYPITSKFNDLEGFQE; this is translated from the coding sequence GTGAGTTTATCCCGAGTCCGATTGGCCATTGCGCAGTTGAACCTGACTGTGGGTGATTTAAAAGGCAATTGCGCAAAAATTCTCGACTATGCGCACCAAGCTGCCGCGCAAGGCGTGCGGATTTTGCTGACCCCCGAGCTTTCAATCACGGGTTATCCACCAGAAGACCTGTTACTGCGTCCCTCATTTCAGCGGCAAACTGACACTGCCTTTAATCAATTGCGCATGGATCTGGCAGCACTTGACCTGTACGTCGTCGTGGGCTTGCCAGTCAGCCGCGAAGGTGAGTTGTTCAACGCTGCATCCGTTCTTCACCGAGGTGAAGTAATCGGCACCTACTACAAGCACGATTTGCCCAATCGGGAAGTGTTCGACGAGCAACGTTATTTCACGCCTGACAATCGCCCCTTGGTGTTTGAGGTAGACGGCATACGATTTGGCATCAATATTTGTGAAGACACCTGGAACCGTTATGCGCCAGAAGCCGCCGCCGCGGCTGGGGCCGAGGTGCTGCTGGTTCCGAATGCATCGCCTTATCACATGGGCAAGCAAAGTATTCGACATTCTGTGGTGGCTCAGCGTGTGCAGGAAACCGGCATGGCGATCGTGTATGCAAACATGCTTGGCGGTCAAGACGAACTCGTATTCGATGGCGCTTCTTTTGCCATGGATGCAAAACAGCGCGTAGCCCTGCGTTTGCCCCAATTCAAGGAGAACCTTGCTGTACTGGAGGCCCTGACCAGCCCTGGTGAACCCACCGTATTGCAAGCCCATCAGCCGTGTACACCTGAACTTGAGTTGACTGCACAGGTGTATGAAGCCCTGAAAATGGGTGTGCACGATTACGTGACCAAAAACAGGTTTCCTGGTGCCATTATCGGTTTGTCAGGCGGTGTCGATTCTGCATTGACACTGGCGATTGCCGTGGACGCGCTGGGTGCTGACAAGGTGCGCGCCGTCATGATGCCTTCGCCTTATACGGCTGATATTTCGCTGGACGATTCCCGCGACATGGTCAAACGCCTGGGCATTCAGTACGACGAAATTTCAATCCAGAATTGCATGGCCGCTTTTGATTCAAGCCTTGCACCGTTGTTCAAAGGACTGGCCGCTGACACCACCGAGGAAAACCTCCAGGCACGGATTCGCGGCACCATGCTCATGGCCATTTCCAACAAAACCGGTCGAATTGTTCTAACAACGGGTAATAAAAGCGAAATGGCCACTGGCTACTGCACCTTGTACGGGGACATGGCAGGTGGCTTTGCGGTCATCAAGGACATTTTCAAAACGCTGGTGTACCAGCTTTGCGAATATCGCAACAGCCTGTCGGAGGTAATTCCGACAAGGATCATCACACGCCCCCCCTCAGCCGAATTGCGACCAGACCAAGTGGATCAGGATAGCCTGCCGCCCTATGAAGTGCTGGATGTGATTCTGGCCCGCTACATGGAGAAGGACGAGTCGGTTGAAAACATCATTGCAAGCGGTTTTAAGAAAGAAGACGTATTCAAGGCTGTTAAACTGCTTCGTATCAACGAGTACAAAAGAAGACAGGCGCCCGTGGGTATTCGGGTCACGCACCGGGCTTTCGGCCGTGACTGGCGCTATCCAATTACCTCAAAGTTCAACGATTTAGAAGGATTCCAAGAATGA